Genomic segment of Anaeromyxobacter sp.:
GCGGCGGCGCCCGTCCAGGCGGAGGAGGCCCCCATGGTGGCCTACGCCGAGGACCGCCCCCGCTTCCGCCTGCGCATCCCGACCTTCGGCCCGGACCTGCTGGGCCAGCCCCGCCACCAGCAGCACGCCCCGTACGCCCCGCCCCTGGCCGCCGCCGGCGCCCCGCCGCGCCTGGCCGCCCCGCCGCGCGCCGGGGTCGTCACCGCCGGCGACCTGGCCGAGTCGCAACTGCGCGAGCAGGAGGCCCTGGCCGACACCCGCCTGCGCTCGCTGCGCACCGGCGACGACGGCCTGGCCGGCCGCGAGCAGGCCGCCCAGGCCGCGACGCGGCTGCTGGCCGAGCGCGCCGAGGCCCTCACCGCCCGCGAGCAGCAGCTCGACGCCCGCGAGAAGCGCATCCAGCTGCGCGGCGTGCCCACCCAGGCGCAGCGCGCCCTCGAGTCGCAGGAGGCGCAGCTCTCCGCCGCCGAGCGGCAGCTGGCCGCCACCGAGCGCGGCTTCGCGCCGACGCTCGACGCCGCCCTGGGCAGCGAGCGCGACGCCGCCGGCCGCGAGCAGGCCGAGCGCTCCGAGCGCGAGCGGCTGTCGGCCCTGGCCGGCCTCGAGAAGGCCAAGCCCCGGCAGCTCGAGCTGCGCCGCCAGGCCCTGGCCGCGGCCCGGCGCATCGCCGCGGCCGCCGAGGCCCGCCTGCTCGCCAAGGGCGAGCGCGTCGACGCCCTCGAGAAGCAGGTGGCCACCCGGACCGAGCGCCTCGACACCTGGCGCCGCCGGGTCGACGCGCGCACCGCCAGGCTGGACCTGATGGAGCAGCGCGCCGAGGAGCAGCGGCGCGGCGTGGCGGCCGCTCCCGCCCTCCCGCCCGCCGTCCCGGCCCTGCCCGGGGCGCCCAAGGATCGCGCCGTCTTCGTGATGGTGGTGAAGTCGCCGACCGCCATCATGAAGGAGCCCGTCGCCCGGGCGCCCGGCGCCCCCGAGCGCCGCGAGGCGGTGCACCCCGGCGTGGCCGTCGAGAAGGCCGTGGCGGCCGCCACCGTGGTCACCTTCACCTCGCCCACCAGCCAGCTCTCCGAGCTGGACCGGGAGGCCATCGACGCCATCGCCCGCCTGGCGGCGCGCGAGGGGACCGAGGTGCTCATCTGGGCCCGCGCCAAGGACGCCAGCCTGATGTCCGAGGCCATCCGGCGCTCCGAGGAGCTGAAGAGCTACGTCATCACCACGGGCAAGCTGTCGCCGCGCCAGGTGGTGACCCGCATCACCACCCGCCCCGGCGCCCAGGGCGTCGACGTGGTGGTGTCGGCCCTGCGCGAGGGCAGCCGCACCGCCCCGCCGGCCCAGCCCGCCGCACCCGCCCCGACCGGCGGCGCCCCGGCGCCCCTGGCCGACAAGCTGGGCAGCAGCGAGACCACCCGCCGCCGCATCCGCGACGCCGTGGTGGCGGTGCAGCCCTCCATCGAGGCCTGCGTCTCCGATCAGATGATCCGGCGCAGCCTGAAGAGCGCCGACGGCACCCTGCGGCTCACCGTGAGCGCGCAGGGCCGGGTCACCGAGGTGACGGCCGGGTCCGGCCCGCTCAGCGGCCCCGAGCTCGACGAGTGCCTCCGTCAGGCCTCGGCGGCCTGGATCTTCCCGCCGGCCGACACCGACTACGAGGTGTCGGTCCCGGTCACCGTCGTCGGCGCTGGAGCGAAGAAATGAGCCGGTCCGCCATCCGCCCCACGCTCCCGACCCTGGCCAGGCTGGCCGCCGCGCTGGCGGTGGCCGCCCTGGCCCCGGCGCCCGCCGCGGCCACCGACCTCGTCCTCCGCCTCGACCTGGGGTACGAGCGGCTCGACGTCTTCACCCCCGGCGCCGAGGCCTCGGCGATGCGGCTCGACTTCGACGTGTCGGCGCTGGCGGCCGGGTACCTGTTCGCCCCGGGCACGGTGGACTGGAGCCTGGGCGGCCGCTACGACCGGCTGCGCCGCGAGGCCATCGGCGGGGCCACCATGAACGGCACCGGCGTCTCCTTCCGCGGCCGCGTCGGCCTGCTCAACCGCCCCACCGCCCCGCTCTCGCTCCAGCTGCACGCCTCGCGGGCCAGCGACGACTTCACCACCACCGGCGTGGCCGAGTCGACCGGCACGCGCCTGGTCACCACCCTGGGCGCCGACGCCACCTACCGCGGGGCCGGGCGGCCCAGCCTGCGCCTGGGGATCGCCTCGGTGGAGTCGGAGGACACCGGCTTCGGCCGCGGCGTGACCAGCCGCAGCGTGCGCCAGGTGCGGGCCGGCGCCACCCACGGCACGGCCGCCTACTCCTACGTGGTGGACTACGACGCCCGGCTCTCCACCGGCACCTACGACAACGACAACCACGACACCCACACCGTCTACCTGACGACCTCGGCCAACCTGGGCCCCGGCTTCACGGCCATCGCCTCCGACCGCTACTACCTGCGGACGCCCACCCGGCAGGCCCCCACCAACCCGCGCTACGAGGACCACGCCGCCTTCGCCTCGGTGGTCTGGAGCGGCCCGCAGTCCCTGAGCCGCACCCAGTATCGCTACGGCCACACCACCATCTCGGCCCCCGGCGTGGCCACCCGCGAGCGCATCCGCAACTCGGCCTTCCAGCAGGTGGAGCACCAGCTGACCGGCGAGCTCCGGCTGATCGGGCTGGTGGACGCCTCGGTGGCCGACGAGCGGCTCGGCGAGGAGGTCCACCGCTCCTTCGGCGAGTCGCTGACCGGGCTGGCGCGCTGGATCCGGCACGCCGAGCCGTGGGACTTCTTCCTGCAGGGCGGGCCCTCGGTGGGCCTGATCCAGCCGGACGGCGCCGCCGCCGACACCGGCTTCGGCGGCCAGTTCGAGGCCGGCGCCACCCGCACCTGGCCGGGCCTGCGCGCCGGGCTGCGCTACAGCGCCGGCTTCCAGCAGAACCTGGGGGCGGTGGGCGGCTGGGCGGCGCGGCAGAGCGTCACCGCCGACGCCGAGCGGACCGCCGGTGACTCCCTCCTGCTGCGGGGCAGCCTGCAGGCCTCGGCGGATCGGGTGCAGTCGGACCTCTTCGGCGCCGGCGCCAACCGCGTCCTGCAGGCCAACCTGACGGCCGGCTGGCGGCGCTACGACCTGACGGTCCAGGCCGGCCTCACCAGCGGCCTGGTGGGCGACCACCCCGACGTGGCCGGCGACGGCCTCTTCATCCCGGCGCCCTACGACGCCCACACCGGCTACGCCTCGGCCACCTTCCTGGCCCCCGTCCCCGGCGGCTTCGACCTGAGCCTGCGCGCCCGCTACCTCGAGATCCGCAGCCCCGACCGCGAGCGCCAGTGGGAGACGGGCCTGCTCGGCCGCCTCGGCTGGACGGCCGGCGGCCTGACGGTGTCGGTGGAGGACGAGTACGTCCGGGGTGGCGGCGAGGGCGGCCCGGCCAGCCAGAACCGGCTCTTCCTGCGGCTGACCCGCACCTTCGGGACCCGCTTCTAGGCATGGCGGCGCGGCGCCTCGACCTCGGCTGGTGGGTGGCCCTCGGCCTGGCGGCCGGCTGCGCCGCCGCGCCGGTGGCGCGCCAGGTCCCGAGGGTCTCCTGGCCCGCCGCGCCGGACGCGCCGCAGGCCAGGCTGGTGGCCATCCTGCCCGACCGGCCCACCGTGGCCGCCGGCGGCTGGGACCGGTTCGTCGACGTGGTGACCGGTCGCGATCGCCAGGCCGCGCCGGCCGCCTTCCCGGCCCTCCCGTTCGGCGTGGTGGGGCTGCCGGACGGCGCCTGGGCGGTGGCCGACCCCGAGGCGCCGGCGCTGGCCATCCTCCGCCCGGGGGCCGCGCCCGAGCTCCGGACCTGCCCGGGCCAGCCGTGGGCCGCGCCCATGGCGGTGGCCCTCCTCGACGGGGCGCTGGTGGTGGCGGACGCCGGCGCGGCGCGGCTGGTGGAGCTCGGTCCGGGCGGGACCTGCCGGATCCTGGCGACCGGCTTCGAGCGCCCCACCGGGCTGGCGGCCGGCGGCGGGCGGCTCTACGTGGTGGACGCCCCGCGCCAGCAGGTGGTGGTGCTGGGGCGCGACGGCGCCGTGCTCGACCGGCTGGGGGCCGGGGTGCTGCACCTGCCCACCGCCGCGGCGCTGGCGCCCGATGGCTCGCTGCTGGTGGCCGACGCCCTGGACGGCCGGCTGGTCCGGTTCGGGCCGGACGGCGCGGTGGCCGGCGCCGTGGGCGGGCGCGACGAGGCGGGTGGCGGGCTGGTGCGACCCAAGGGGGTGGCGGTGGACGCCGCCGGCGTCATCTACGTGTCCGATGGCGGGCGCGACCAGGTGCTGGTCTTCGGCCCCGACGGCGCCTTCGGGCAGGCCCTCGGGAGCAGCGGCGGCGAGCCCGGCCAGCTCCTCTCGCCGGCCGGCCTGGCCGTGGCCGGGGGGCGCCTGGCCGTGGCCGACGCCCGCAACCGGCGCATCCAGATCTTCGAGCTGGTCGGAGGCAGATCATGAAGAGGCTCCTCGTCCTCGCCCTGCTGGTGGCCCCGACGGGCCGGGCCGCCGAGGGCGGCTCCGTGACCGGCTCGCGCCACGACTTCAGCGCCAGCGGCGGCGGCCGCTTCAAGGGGACCGGCCCGGCCTCGGCCTGCGCCTACTGCCACGCCTCGCACGGCGCCTCCGGCGGCGCCCTCTCGGCCCGGCCGGACCCCGCCCCCAGCCGCACCGCGGCCCGGGCCGGCGCCTCGGCCGGCGCGCCCGGCCAGGCCAGCCGCAGCTGCCTCTCCTGCCACGACGGCACGGTGGCGGTGGGCCAGACCACCGCCGGCCTGGTGCCGGTGGCCGGCGGCGCCGGCGGGCGCATCGAGGCCGGTCAGCGCAGCAACCTGGGCACCGACCTGCGCACCTCCCACCCGCTCTCGGTCCGTCCGGACGGCCTGTCGGTGCGCGCCCCCGCCCTGTCGGACGGCGCGCGGCTGGTGGAGGGCGGCACGGTGCAGTGCACCAGCTGCCACGACCCGCACCGCGACTCGGCCGACGGCAAGTTCCTGCTGGGCGCCAACCGCCGCTCCGAGCTCTGCCTGGCCTGCCACGCCGAGATGACCGGCGAGGCCACCCACCTGACCGCCCTGCGCCCGGCCAGCCTGGCCGCCGCCCTGGGGGCCGGCGCGGCCGAGGCCGGCTGCTCGGTGTGCCACGCCTCCCACGGCGCGGCCCCGGACAGCCACCTGCAGCGGCGCGGCGCCGGCGAGCCGGAGGACGCCACCTGCCTGGGCTGCCACGGCGCTGGGACCGGCCGGCTGGACGTGGCGCGCGATCGGTCCAAGCCCTTCGCCCACGCCAGCCTGGCCAGCGGGGTGCACGCCGCCGACGAGGGCCCGAGCGGCGGTGGGCGCCGCCTCCCGGAGGTCTCGCCGGCCGCGCCGCGCCACGTGCTGTGCGTGGACTGCCACGCCCCGCACGCCTCCAGCCCGCGCCCGGCCACCCCGCCCTTCGCCGGCGGCGCGCTCGACGGGGTGTGGGGCATCGACCTGGACGGCCAGCGGGTGGCGCAGGTGCGGTTCGAGTACCAGGTCTGCCTGAAGTGCCACGGCGACAGCGCCAACCTGCCGCGGGGCCGGGCCGTGGGTGCCACCCGCGCGGTGCAGCGCGCCGGCGCCGACGCCAACCTGCGCCGGGTCTTCGCCAGCACCGCCGCCTCCTCCCACCCGGTGGGTGGGCCAGGCCGCGGCGCCGACGTGCCCAGCCTGATCCCGCCGCTCGGCCCGACCAGCCAGATCGCCTGCTCCGACTGCCACGCCTCCGAGGGCGGCGCCGCCGCCGGCGGCACCGGCCCGCGCGGCCCCCACGGCTCGAGCTGGCCTGGGCTGCTGGAGCGGCGCTACGTCACCGACGACCCGAGCAGCGAGAGCGCCGCCGCCTACGCCCTCTGCTACAAGTGCCACGACCGCGACCGGCTGCTCCGGTCGCCGGACTCCCCCTTCCAGACCGACGCCGGGGTGCCGCTCCACCAGCTCCACGTGGTGGATCAGCGCACCAGCTGCTCGGCCTGCCACGCGGCCCACGGCGTGTCGGCCCTGGCCGGCAGCCCGGGCGCCAACGCCCACCTGGTGGACTTCGACACCGCGGTGGTGGGGACCACGCCGTCCGGCGAGCGGGCCTACCTGTCGCGCGGCCCGCGCAGCGGCAGCTGCGCCCTCACCTGCCACGGCTCGGTCCACGCGCCCAAGGAGTACTGAGCCATGACCCGCTCCCGCCTCGCCCTCTCCGCCCTGCTCCCGCTGGCCGCCCTGCTGGCGGCCGGCTGCGCCACCACGCCCAAGGCCCCGGCCCAGGAGATCGTCTGGCCCCTGCCGCCGGACCCGCCGCGGGTGAAGTGGGTGCGCTCGCTGGTCTCCGAGCAGGACCTGGGCGGCGGCGCCGGCCGCTCCTTCCGGCGGCTGCTGGTGCCGGAGCGCCCCGAGGACCGCATCGACAGCCCCACCGGCCTGGCCCTCTCGCCGGACGGCACGCGGCTCTACGTGGCCTGCGGCCCGCGCGGCCGGGTGCTGGAGCTCGACCTGGCCAGGTCCCGGCTGCGGCGGGTGGCCGACGCCGAGGGGTTCGCGCCGACCATGCCGTTCGACGTGGCGGTGGACGGCGCCGACCGCCTCTACGTGGCCGACAGCGCCAAGGGGCTGGTCTGGGTCTACGACCGGACGGGCACCTTCCTGCGCCACGTCGGCAAGGGGGTCCTGGAGCGGCCCACCGGCCTGGCCATCGACCGCACCCGCCAGGTGCTCTACGTGGTGGAGGGCGGCGAGGCCAAGGGGCAGAACCACCAGGTGGAGGTCTTCTCCCTCCAGGGCGAGCACCTGCGCACCATCGGCAGCCGCGGCGGCGCGCCGGGCCAGTTCAACTTCCCGGCCCGGCTGGCGGTCGACGCCGAGGGCTCGCTCTACGTGGCCGACACCCTCAACTTCCGCGTCCAGGTCTTCGACGCGGCCGGCGCGCTGGTCGGCACCTTCGGCAGCCAGGGCTCCGCCCCCGGCCAGTTCCTCAAGGTGAAGGGGCTGGCCTTCGACACCTTCGGCAACCTGCACGCGGTGGACAGCGAGCAGTCGCTGGTCCAGATCCTGAACGCCCGCCACCAGCCGCTCATGGCCTACGGGGGCCGCGGCTACCGGCCCGAGCTCATGCTGGTGCCGAGCCCCATCGTCATCGACGCCAGCAACACCATCTACGTGGCCGACTACGGCGCCAACCGCGTGAACCAGTACCAGCTCTTCAACGTGACGAAGGAGGAGAGCCAGGGCGAGGCGCCTCCGGGGGCCTCGGAGGGGAAGCCGCAGCAGTGAGGCAGCAGCAGGGCGCGGCGTGGTCCTGGTCTGGTCCAGCCGCGTGCCCCAGTTTCGCGGGTCAATAGCCGCACCCTGGGGGATTACACGCAGCCCCAACCATCACCAGCAGCCCTGTTTTCAGTCACTTAACCGTCAAGACCTGGGCACGGGTCATGCAATCCCAGGTTCCACACCACCCGTACTCCACACGGGCCCTTGAAAGGGGAGCACCACCATGAAGAAGCTTGCACTCGCCTTCGCCGCCGCGCTCTACGCGTCGTCGGCCTTCGCCCAGGTCGCCGGCAGCCCGCACGACTTCACCGACGGCTTCACCGGCAACGTCTTCACCGCCACCGCCGACTCCTGCACCTTCTGCCACGCGCCGCACAACGCGAACGCTGGCCAGGCCGGCGCCCCGCTGTGGAACCGCGCCACCAACGCCCAGGCCTACACGATGTACGCCTCGGCCACCATCGACGGCGCCCAGGCTGCCGCCCCCGGCGTGAACTCGCTGACCTGCCTCCAGTGCCACGACGGCCAGAACGCCATCGCGGTCACCTTCGGCTCGGGCAACCTCGGCGCCGGCAACGTCGGCACCCTGACCGGCACGCTCTTCAACCTCGGCACCACCGTGGCCAACGACCACCCCATCGGCGTGAACTACGACCCGGCGGCCGACACCACGCTGCAGCCCATCCTCACGGCGACGGGCGCCGGCTTCCGCCTCTACAACTACGGCGGCACCGCCGTGGCCAACGTCGAGTGCGGCACCTGCCACGACCCGCACAACAACGTGAACGGCAACTTCCTCCGCGTCCCGAACGCGGTCGGCCTGTGCGGCGCCTGCCACACCCAGTAGCTCGCTGAGCGCAGCAGCCCGCCTTTCAAGTCAGGTGGGGGGGATTCCGACGGGGACCGGGCAACCGGTCCCCGTTTTTCGTTCGCGGCCGGCCGGGTCAGGTGTGCTGCGTGTGGCAGGCCAGGCAGAGCTGGTCGAACGGCAGCCTGAGCCCCTTGGGCTGGCGGCCGAGATCGTGCGGATCGTGGCAGGTGTGGCAGGCGATGAGCCCCCCCGGCAGGTAGGGCAGCCCGGGCGCCGGGGTCTTGTGGACCACCTCGACCGGGTGGTTGGAGTGGCGCTGCACGTGGCAGGAGCGGCACAGCGCCACCGCCGGCGAGTTGAGCCGCCCGTCGCCGGGCACGTGGCAGCGCTGGCAGAGCGGCTTGCCCTGGTAGGCGTGGGGGTTGGCCACCCCGGCCACCTGCTCGGCCGGGTACGGCGTGAACTCCACGGCGGGACGCCGCGGGCCGAACAGGGTGGCGCAGCCCGCCGAGCCCAGCAGCACCGCCGCCACGGCGAGGCGCCGCCGCCACCGCGCACCGCCCGGGTCCGCAGGAGGAGGCGGGGTGACGGCCAGGGCGCGGCGCTGGGACATGGCGGTGCTCCTTCGAACGGCAAGCCTGGGGAAGGCCCCAGGCTAGCATGAACGGCGCTGGTCGGACGCCGGGGCCTCGGCGTGATCCTCCCTGTTTGCAGCCGGATCCGCGCGGCGCTGGCGCCCCGGACGGCCCGGAGGCCGTCCGGAACGAACGCTTGCGCCGGCCCGGGGCGGGCGCCCCGGCCCCGGGGCGCGCGCGGCGCGGCCTCCGGTCCACCAGCCCATTCACCCGTGCTAGGGTTCGCCGCCATGCGTGAGAAGCTCACCATCCTCAACGCCTTCGTGCACGACGTGGCCACCGGCACCTGGATCGGCACGCTGGTGCTGCTCACCCTGCTCCACCGCGAGACCCGCGGCGCCGCCTGGGCCCCGGCGGCGGCCCTGGTGCCCGGGCTGGAGCGGCAGTTCCTGGTCCTCACCTGGGTGAGCCTGGGCGTCATCATCGCCACCGGCGTGGTCCGGGTGTTCACCTGGAAGGTGTTCGGCTGGACCGGCGACATGGAGCAGTCGCGCATCCAGCTGCTCAAGGTGAAGCACGCCCTGCTCGGCATCGTCTTCGCGGCGGGCACGGCCTACCAGGTGGCGCTGGTCCTGTGGTGAGGCCGGCGGGCGCCCGCCTCGGCGCGCCCGGACCGCTCGGCCCGGCGCCGCACCCTCCAGCGGCGCACCGCCCCGCCCCGGTGGCCCTGCCCGCTCGACGGGCAGTCGCCCGGGTTCCGTGCAGCGCGGGCCGGGGAATGCGGAACGGGCCTGCCAGCGTTTGTTTCCAGGCGATCGGCGGTGCTACCTTGTGCCCTCGCATCCGCCGACGCTGAAGCCGACCAGCCGGCCGCCGCAGCCCGCGGCCACACCCCTGGTCGAGGTCACTGGCCGCGCCGTCGCGCCGGCCGCGAGGAGGAACTCCACATGTCGACCACCCCGACCACCCAGGATCCCAGCCGGCTGACCGGCGCCGCGCTGGAGCGCCACCGCCTCACCGAGGAGGTCCTCGGCTACATCGCGGCCGGCGTGGACGCCGAGGTGCCGGACTTCAACGCCTCCTGCCTGCGGATGTTCGCCATGCAGTACGAGCTCGCCCCCATCTTCCGGGAGTTCTGCGACGTCAAGAAGGTGCGCCCCGGGGACGTGTCCGACTGGCGGGAGATCCCGCTGGTCTACAACGACATGTTCAAGACCCACCTGGTGACCTCCTTCCCGCTCGAGAACGCGGTCATCGGCTGCCTCACCGGAGGGACCACCAGCCTGACGCAGCGCGGTCGCATCTTCCGCGACGAGGACGGCAAGAAGCTGGTCTTCGGCGCCAACAAGCGGATGACCGGCGCGTACCTCTTCCCCGACTTCGAGGAGGGGCGCCGCTGCCGCATCCTCATCCTCGCCCCCAGCCCGGAGTTCGCCCCCTCCATGGGCATGGCCATCGGCATGGAGCAGACCCGCACCCACTTCGGCACGCCCGACAGCCAGTTCCTGCTCGGCCGCACCGGCATCGACATCAACGGCCTGCTCAAGGCGCTGCGGGAGTCGGAGTCGAGCGGCGTGCCGGTGGCGCTCATCGGCGCCACCTCGGCCTACGTCTACTTCTTCCAGGCCTGCCGGCGGAAGAAGTACACCTTCAAGCTGCCCAGGGGCAGCCGCATCTGCGACGGCGGCGGCTACCGCGGTCGCTTCGGCCCGGTGTCCCGCGAGGACTACCTCGGGATGGTGCAGGAGATCCTGGGCATCCCCGACTCCCACTGCGTCAACGTCCTCGGGGAGGCCGAGACCGCCACCAACCTCTTCGACGACTCGCTGCGCCGCCTCGTCACGGGCCAGCCGGTGCGGAAGCGCACCCGCCCGGTGCCGCCCTGGAGCCGGGTGCTGGCCATGGACATCGACACGCTCAAGCCCCTGCCCGACGGCAAGGTCGGCCTGCTGGCCCACTGGGACCTCGCCAACGTCCCGACCGTGCTCTGCCTCATCACCGACAACCTCGGCTACACCACCGACGACGGGCGCGGCTGCGAGATGGTGGGGCGCGCCAAGCTGGAGAACGGCAAGGTCTCGCCGCTGCCGGACGAGGAGAAGCCGGTGGGCGGCATGGGCGACGGGATGGTCTTCCGGATGCTCGAGTCCTACGTGAACTTCTCCATCGACCTGAAGATGCTCACCGCCAAGGCCCCGCCGGCCGGCCCGACCATCCGCGAGGAGATCGAGGCGCGGCCGGGCTCGGTGGCCTCCTGCCCGCAGGTGGTGGACGAGATCCTGCTCTCGCAGGGCAACGAGGACGCCGCCCGCCAGCGCGACGCCTCGCTGCAGGCCTTCAAGGACCAGACCGAGCGCCCCATGGAGTGGTTCCAGGAGCAGGCCCGCAAGCAGAAGCTGGCCGACCACCCGGCCGGCCTGCAGTCGGAGGAGCCCGGGCCGAACAAGCTGTAGGCCAGGCCGCGGCGGCGGTCCCCTCCCCGCTGGCCCCGGCCTGGTGGCCGGGGGGAGCGGCTTCGCCGGCCGGCGCCCCTGCGGTATACCGCCACCATGGCAACGTCCCCACCCGATCGGCGCCCACGGCTGGGGCGGGCGCTCGTCCTCCTGGCCGGCGCCGCGCTGGTGGTCGGGCTCTCCTGGTCCACCTGGCTGGCCGCCACCCGCGCCCGCCTGCGCGCCGCCGCCCCGAGCCCGGCCGCCGGCCCGACGCTCACCGTCCCGCC
This window contains:
- a CDS encoding acyl-protein synthetase, yielding MSTTPTTQDPSRLTGAALERHRLTEEVLGYIAAGVDAEVPDFNASCLRMFAMQYELAPIFREFCDVKKVRPGDVSDWREIPLVYNDMFKTHLVTSFPLENAVIGCLTGGTTSLTQRGRIFRDEDGKKLVFGANKRMTGAYLFPDFEEGRRCRILILAPSPEFAPSMGMAIGMEQTRTHFGTPDSQFLLGRTGIDINGLLKALRESESSGVPVALIGATSAYVYFFQACRRKKYTFKLPRGSRICDGGGYRGRFGPVSREDYLGMVQEILGIPDSHCVNVLGEAETATNLFDDSLRRLVTGQPVRKRTRPVPPWSRVLAMDIDTLKPLPDGKVGLLAHWDLANVPTVLCLITDNLGYTTDDGRGCEMVGRAKLENGKVSPLPDEEKPVGGMGDGMVFRMLESYVNFSIDLKMLTAKAPPAGPTIREEIEARPGSVASCPQVVDEILLSQGNEDAARQRDASLQAFKDQTERPMEWFQEQARKQKLADHPAGLQSEEPGPNKL
- a CDS encoding SMP-30/gluconolactonase/LRE family protein, with the protein product MTRSRLALSALLPLAALLAAGCATTPKAPAQEIVWPLPPDPPRVKWVRSLVSEQDLGGGAGRSFRRLLVPERPEDRIDSPTGLALSPDGTRLYVACGPRGRVLELDLARSRLRRVADAEGFAPTMPFDVAVDGADRLYVADSAKGLVWVYDRTGTFLRHVGKGVLERPTGLAIDRTRQVLYVVEGGEAKGQNHQVEVFSLQGEHLRTIGSRGGAPGQFNFPARLAVDAEGSLYVADTLNFRVQVFDAAGALVGTFGSQGSAPGQFLKVKGLAFDTFGNLHAVDSEQSLVQILNARHQPLMAYGGRGYRPELMLVPSPIVIDASNTIYVADYGANRVNQYQLFNVTKEESQGEAPPGASEGKPQQ
- a CDS encoding cytochrome C — its product is MKKLALAFAAALYASSAFAQVAGSPHDFTDGFTGNVFTATADSCTFCHAPHNANAGQAGAPLWNRATNAQAYTMYASATIDGAQAAAPGVNSLTCLQCHDGQNAIAVTFGSGNLGAGNVGTLTGTLFNLGTTVANDHPIGVNYDPAADTTLQPILTATGAGFRLYNYGGTAVANVECGTCHDPHNNVNGNFLRVPNAVGLCGACHTQ
- a CDS encoding cytochrome c3 family protein, giving the protein MSQRRALAVTPPPPADPGGARWRRRLAVAAVLLGSAGCATLFGPRRPAVEFTPYPAEQVAGVANPHAYQGKPLCQRCHVPGDGRLNSPAVALCRSCHVQRHSNHPVEVVHKTPAPGLPYLPGGLIACHTCHDPHDLGRQPKGLRLPFDQLCLACHTQHT